Part of the Candidatus Acidiferrales bacterium genome, GGTTGAAGGCAGTGCCGTCCGGCGCAACGTCAATCAGCCGTGCCCAAAGGTCGGTGTCCGGCGCATCGCACGACAAGAAGATCTCGGCGGTGATCGGCCCCGTGACCTCGAGGTCGCGCTCGAGCGGTGAGGTGTCGAACACCAGCACGTCGCTCCGGCGTTCCAGCTCGCGGTAATCATGGGCACCTGAAGAGGTGGCGAAAGGGTCCACCACGGGATTGGTCGGGTCGGAGAGAAACGCACTCGCCTGCTCGTTCTGCCTCGGAGCCGCCCAACTCAAGCCTCCGGCCTTTCCTTCTGATGCTGTCGCCGCGAGATAGAGCGGGGTGTAGCGAGTCTGTGGGAGCGGCCAGGCGTCTTCCTCGCGCCAGACGTTTTCCCCCATCACAAAAATGCGAACGGGCTTTTCCCGGTCAACACCGTTGTCGCGCCCTCGCAGGTAGCGATCCATCCAGCGCAGCACCAGTTCGTCGTAATCGATGCCCGCCGCCGGGCCAAATTCGCGCTCGCCCGATTTCGTCTCGGTGGTTTCATGCACCCCGTGGGTCCACGGCCCGATAACCAACTTCGTGCGGATATCCGTCTGGCTCTTGCGGGAGGCTGCCAAACCCCTGAAGTTGGTTGTGGCCCCTTCCGGACCATAGGCTTCGTCATACCAGCCGGAGAGATTCAGCACGGCGGCACCGACGCGCCCATACTTGTTGCGCATTTCGGCCCAGTCCCACCAGGGATGGCCCGGTGGATGGCGCAACCATTCGTAGTAGTAGGGCGCCACTTCGCTGAGTTCCCCCAACTCGCTGAGCGGCAGATGGCGTTGGAGCGTCTCCCGCACGCGGAGCCACTCGGCGCGCGCTCCCTCCTCGCTTTTTGGCCCTGCAAGATTCTTTCTCGCGCGGGTGTCGGGCGCAATGTTGTTCCAGATCCACCCGATCCAGGAAAGGTCGAACACGCCACCCAAATAGAAAAAATTCTGCGGCGTGGAAAAGGTCATCGCCGGGACCATCGCTTTCAAGTG contains:
- a CDS encoding CocE/NonD family hydrolase; this encodes MRDGVVLRADVWRPAASGPFPVLVYRTPYDKRRAPESYTTFRLAVERGYAVVIQDVRGRYASEGEFVPYRQEGRDGYDTIEWAARQAWSNGSVGTFGLSYPGAVQWLAALERPPHLKAMVPAMTFSTPQNFFYLGGVFDLSWIGWIWNNIAPDTRARKNLAGPKSEEGARAEWLRVRETLQRHLPLSELGELSEVAPYYYEWLRHPPGHPWWDWAEMRNKYGRVGAAVLNLSGWYDEAYGPEGATTNFRGLAASRKSQTDIRTKLVIGPWTHGVHETTETKSGEREFGPAAGIDYDELVLRWMDRYLRGRDNGVDREKPVRIFVMGENVWREEDAWPLPQTRYTPLYLAATASEGKAGGLSWAAPRQNEQASAFLSDPTNPVVDPFATSSGAHDYRELERRSDVLVFDTSPLERDLEVTGPITAEIFLSCDAPDTDLWARLIDVAPDGTAFNLMSPGLEVIRASYRNAGRGREPRFYRSKLLRPNRVYKLRLTNPVTSNVFEKGHRIRVQISTTFFPHFSRNLHTGELETVSSAMRKATIRIYHDRRRASRLILPVIHR